Below is a genomic region from Sutterella megalosphaeroides.
AGCATCGGTTTCGAAGGCGAGGATCAGGCCGTTCGCGAACGGCTTGCGGCGGTGCATCACAAGGCGACGGAAGCGGGCGTGCCCTGCGAAGTGGTCGCCGAGCATTGTTCGGCCGTCTGGAAGGGCATTCTCGAGTGCGCCGCCCGCCACAACGTCGATTACATCGTTATGGCCAGTCGCGGTCTGGGTTCGATCGGCTCGCTCCTCTTGGGCAGCGAGACGCAGAAGGTCCTCCATCAGGCCGATCGTCCGGTGCTCGTGGTCCGCTGAGTTTCTTACTCGGCCTTGAGAGCGGCGAGAAGCGCGTCGACGGAAACGCCGACGACTTCGAGCCGCTTTTCTCTGCTTTTTTCACCCGCAGCCAGACGCACGGACGATTTCGAAACGCCGAGTCGTTCCGCCAGAAATCCGCACAGAGCGGCATTGGCCTTCCCGTCGACGGGAGGCGCGTTGAGCGCGATCTTGAGTCGGTCGCCGTGCTCGCCCTTCACGGCGCTTTTCTTGGCGCCGGGTTGCGCATGGACGGCGACGAGACAGGCGCCGTTTTTCCCAAGGCTCAGCCAGGACGGCAGCGTGTTGTCGGAAGGGGCCGGTCTGCGGGATGTCGTCATTTTTTCTTTCCACCAACGGGTTTGAAGCCACAACTATGAAACCGATCAATGATACGTTCCTGCGGGCCCTGAAGTGCCAGCCTACCGAGTTCACGCCGCTCTGGCTCATGCGTCAGGCCGGTCGCTACCTGCCGGAGTATTGCGAAACCCGCGCTCGGGCGGGCAGCTTCATGGGGCTTGCGCAGAATCCCGACTACGCGACGGAAGTGACGTTGCAGCCGATCGACCGCTACGGGATCGACGCGGCCATTCTCTTCTCGGACATCCTCACGGTGCCCGACGCCATGGGGCTCGGTCTCTCGTTCGTGGCGGGCGAAGGCCCCGTCTTCGCGCGTCCCGTGCAGACGGAAGAAGACGTGGCCCGTCTCTACGTGCCGGACCCCAACGTGGAACTGAAGTACGTGACGGACGCCGTTTCGAGCATCCGTCGCGCGCTGAACAACCGCGTTCCGCTCATCGGCTTCTCGGGCTCCCCCTTCACGCTCGCCTGCTACATGATCGAAGGTCGCGGCAGCCGCGACTTCCGTACGGTGAAGACCATGATGTACCGCCGTCCCGATCTGTTGCACCGCATCCTCGACGTGAACGCCCGCGCGGTCGCGTCGTACCTCAATGCCCAGATCAAGGCGGGCGCTCAGGCCGTTCAGATCTTCGATACCTGGGGCGGCATGCTCGCCGACGGCGACTTCCAGGCCTTCTCGCTCCGTTACACGAAGCAGGTGCTCGATGCGCTCATTCGTGAAAACGACGGCGAAGCCGTTCCGTCGATCGTCTTCACGAAGGGCGGCGGCGAATGGCTTTCCGACATCGCGGCGACGGGGTGCGATGCCGTCGGCCTCGATTGGACGGTGAACCTCACGCGCGCCCGCACGCTGATCGGCGACCGCGTCGCCCTGCAGGGCAACCTCGACCCGCTCGCTCTCTTCGGCGACGAAGAAAGCATCCGCCGCGAAGTGCGTCGCGTTCTCGACGCCTACGGCAGCGGTTCGGGCCACGTCTTCAACCTCGGGCACGGCATCAATCAGTTCACCCCGATCGAGAACGTTCAGATTCTCGTCGACGAAGTTCACGCCTACAGCCGTCGTTACCACGAAGCGGCGACGAACTGAAAAAACTCCAGGATGTTCCGAGAGTTGTGCACATGAAACGCCTCTCGGATAACGGATGAAAGAGGGTCTCCGAATACGGTTCGGGGACCCTCTTGGCTTTGATAAAACCCATAAAAATCAATAGGGTAAACGATCTTTCGGCGGGAGAGAACGATGTCGCGGCAGAGGGCCTCGGCAAGGGGAGGGGGCGGGGCGTCGAGAAATCCACAAAGTTATCCACACGGACTCGGGGGCTCGTCGGAAAACTCGATCCGGAGAACCCGCAAGGGAGAAGTTCGGCCTTGCTATAGTGGCCTCTCAAACGGAGGAAAGAGTCGTGTCGACGTTGAAAGCGGGGGATCAATTTGCGGGCGTGATCGTGGCTGCGCCGGGGTTGCCGGAATTGGACTACAAAGTTCCTTCCGACATGCTCGTGGCGGTCGGCGACCGCGTGCTCGTCACCTTGGTGAAGCGTCGCGTGGTGGGGATCGTCGTGAGTCTCAAGACGTCGACGGAAATCGCCGGCTCGCGCCTCAAAAGCATCCTGGCCGTTCTGAACGACATCGAGCCCCTGCGCGCCGAGTGGCTGGCGCTTACGAAATTTGCGGGGCTCTACTACCAGCACTCCTGGGGCGAAGCGGCGCTTACGGCCCTGCCGCTCTTTTTCCGCCGCGCTCCCGTACGAACGCACGCCAAGTGGTTGGAGAAGACCCGCGCGGATCGACCGCTCGAGTCGAAGCCCGTCGTGCGACCGGAATTGAACGCCGAACAACGCAGCGCGGTGGAGGCGGTGGGAAAGTCCGAAGGGTTCGCGCCCTTTGTACTCTTCGGGGTGACGGGCTCGGGGAAGACCGAGGTCTATCTCAATCTCATCGAAGAGGCGTTGGCGAAGACGCCCGACGGGCAGGTTCTGCTCCTCGTGCCGGAAATCAATCTCACGCCGCAGCTCGAGGGGCGCGTTCGAGGGCGCTTCCCGAGCGAGCGCGTCGTGGCGCTCAATTCGGAAAAGAGCGACTCCGAGCGCGCCGCGGCCTGGTTGGCCGTGCACGAAGGGCGCGCCCGCGTGTTGGTCGGAACGCGCATGGCGATGCTCGCGAGCTTCAAAAAGCTCGTGCTCGTGATCGTCGACGAAGAGCACGACGGCTCCTTCAAGGCGGGGGACGGCCTGCGCT
It encodes:
- a CDS encoding universal stress protein, coding for MSAVKVLVTTDGSNLSDKAVDTAVRLTKQFGGELIAVTAVVAPPPSIGFEGEDQAVRERLAAVHHKATEAGVPCEVVAEHCSAVWKGILECAARHNVDYIVMASRGLGSIGSLLLGSETQKVLHQADRPVLVVR
- a CDS encoding DUF167 domain-containing protein translates to MTTSRRPAPSDNTLPSWLSLGKNGACLVAVHAQPGAKKSAVKGEHGDRLKIALNAPPVDGKANAALCGFLAERLGVSKSSVRLAAGEKSREKRLEVVGVSVDALLAALKAE
- the hemE gene encoding uroporphyrinogen decarboxylase, translated to MKPINDTFLRALKCQPTEFTPLWLMRQAGRYLPEYCETRARAGSFMGLAQNPDYATEVTLQPIDRYGIDAAILFSDILTVPDAMGLGLSFVAGEGPVFARPVQTEEDVARLYVPDPNVELKYVTDAVSSIRRALNNRVPLIGFSGSPFTLACYMIEGRGSRDFRTVKTMMYRRPDLLHRILDVNARAVASYLNAQIKAGAQAVQIFDTWGGMLADGDFQAFSLRYTKQVLDALIRENDGEAVPSIVFTKGGGEWLSDIAATGCDAVGLDWTVNLTRARTLIGDRVALQGNLDPLALFGDEESIRREVRRVLDAYGSGSGHVFNLGHGINQFTPIENVQILVDEVHAYSRRYHEAATN